A stretch of the Methermicoccus shengliensis DSM 18856 genome encodes the following:
- the dnaK gene encoding molecular chaperone DnaK, with protein sequence MAKVIGIDLGTTNSCMAVIEGGEPTVIPNAEGGRTTPSVVGFTKDGERLVGVLAKRQAISNPERTVYSIKRHMGEADYRVKIGDKSYTPQEISAMILQKLKADAESYLGEEVKQAVITVPAYFNDAQRQATKDAGRIAGLEVLRIINEPTAASLAYGVDKEGDQTIMVFDLGGGTFDVSILEVGEGVFEVKATSGNTHLGGDDFDKRIMDWIVSEFKKEHGIDLSKDRVAMQRIRDESEKAKIELSTLQQTNISIPFITQDETGPKHIDLTLTRAQFESMCSDLFDALIPPVERAMKDAGLSPSDIDKVLFVGGSTRIPKITQLVKEVLGKEPYKNINPDEAVALGAAIQAGVLSGEVKDLLLLDVTPLTLSIETLGGIATPLIERNTTIPTKRSRIFTTAADNQTSVEIHVVQGERKMAADNMTLGRFTLTGIPPAPRGVPQIEVTFDIDANGILNVSAKDLATGKQQSITIQRPGGLSEEEINRMIKEAEEHAEEDKRKKEAVEARNEAESLAYTAEKTLKEAGDVVSEDQRKAVEEKISELREALSGDDIELIKKRTEELSSAIYEVSRKMYEKAAQQQAQQGGDGQQGEYVDSEYEVVKEEK encoded by the coding sequence GTGGCTAAGGTGATTGGCATAGACCTCGGGACAACGAACTCGTGCATGGCGGTGATCGAGGGCGGGGAGCCCACCGTGATACCCAATGCAGAGGGTGGGCGCACCACGCCGTCGGTGGTGGGCTTTACAAAGGATGGAGAGCGCCTCGTGGGGGTGCTCGCCAAGAGGCAGGCGATATCCAATCCAGAGCGCACGGTGTACTCCATAAAGCGCCACATGGGTGAGGCTGACTACAGGGTCAAGATAGGGGACAAGAGCTACACCCCACAGGAAATCTCTGCGATGATTCTGCAGAAGCTGAAGGCAGATGCCGAGAGCTACCTCGGAGAGGAGGTAAAGCAGGCGGTCATCACCGTTCCAGCCTACTTCAACGATGCCCAGCGGCAGGCGACGAAAGACGCCGGAAGGATTGCGGGGCTAGAGGTGCTAAGGATAATAAACGAGCCAACTGCCGCCTCACTCGCCTATGGTGTTGATAAAGAGGGCGACCAAACCATTATGGTCTTCGATCTCGGTGGTGGGACGTTTGACGTGTCCATTCTCGAGGTCGGAGAGGGTGTTTTTGAGGTAAAGGCCACCTCAGGAAACACACATCTTGGAGGAGACGACTTCGATAAACGCATAATGGACTGGATCGTGTCTGAATTCAAAAAGGAGCACGGGATAGACCTGTCGAAAGACAGGGTGGCCATGCAGAGAATAAGGGACGAAAGTGAAAAGGCGAAGATCGAGCTCTCCACACTCCAGCAGACCAATATATCCATACCATTTATAACTCAGGATGAAACTGGTCCCAAGCACATAGACCTGACACTCACAAGGGCGCAATTCGAGTCTATGTGCTCCGATCTGTTTGACGCCCTCATACCCCCAGTGGAAAGGGCAATGAAAGACGCGGGGTTGAGCCCAAGCGATATAGATAAGGTACTTTTTGTTGGGGGCTCTACGAGGATTCCGAAGATTACGCAACTGGTTAAGGAGGTACTGGGCAAGGAACCCTACAAAAACATAAACCCAGATGAAGCAGTGGCACTCGGGGCTGCGATTCAGGCAGGGGTGCTCTCTGGTGAGGTGAAGGACCTGCTGCTGCTCGATGTGACACCCCTGACATTGAGCATAGAGACGCTGGGCGGCATAGCCACACCCCTCATAGAGAGAAACACCACCATCCCCACCAAACGCAGCCGCATATTCACCACTGCCGCAGACAACCAGACCTCGGTGGAGATTCACGTGGTGCAGGGAGAGCGCAAGATGGCAGCCGACAACATGACGCTGGGAAGGTTCACCCTCACGGGAATCCCGCCAGCCCCAAGAGGGGTGCCACAGATAGAGGTCACGTTCGATATAGATGCCAACGGCATCCTCAACGTGAGCGCCAAGGACCTTGCCACGGGCAAGCAGCAGTCAATCACAATCCAGCGTCCAGGAGGTTTAAGCGAGGAGGAAATCAACAGGATGATAAAGGAGGCCGAAGAGCACGCCGAGGAGGACAAGCGCAAGAAGGAGGCAGTCGAGGCAAGGAACGAGGCCGAATCCCTCGCATACACTGCAGAGAAGACCCTGAAGGAGGCTGGCGATGTGGTGAGTGAGGACCAGCGCAAGGCAGTGGAGGAGAAGATATCTGAGCTTCGGGAGGCCCTCTCTGGCGATGACATCGAGCTCATCAAGAAGAGGACCGAGGAGCTCAGCTCCGCCATCTATGAGGTGAGCAGAAAGATGTACGAGAAGGCCGCCCAGCAGCAGGCACAGCAGGGTGGCGATGGTCAGCAGGGCGAGTACGTGGACTCGGAGTACGAGGTGGTAAAGGAAGAGAAGTAG
- the endA gene encoding tRNA-intron lyase: MRGTWVDNEVHVPAGEAGGLVEAGYGRLREDELVLSPIEACYLVHKGRLELYMNGRRVKFERLLTTSGMKDPMFELRYMVYKDLRERGYYVGVQAGAAGAFFLYERGVKPTTAPSTFVVYVVGERDPITLEWMLHRLEQVRGVRKRMVLAVVDEDGDLTYYTVDEVHLRDGEPRRPPAARATLLQDRAFVWDAEGSRGLFEHGMYGTLLDEQTLQLSLIEMLYLAQNGVLGVYDASGHPLPMEKLESILSHIDEEGRLKLKVYRELRERGYVPKSGYKFGSHFRVYEVPHKRHSTYLVHALSSSHVLTPPELSRAVRLAHSVHKRMVFACDNGKYIEMGWFRP, encoded by the coding sequence ATGCGAGGCACTTGGGTGGACAATGAGGTGCACGTTCCAGCAGGCGAAGCTGGAGGGCTTGTGGAGGCTGGCTATGGCAGGCTCAGGGAAGACGAACTCGTGCTCTCTCCCATCGAGGCATGCTATCTGGTGCACAAGGGCAGGCTCGAGCTGTACATGAACGGCAGGAGGGTAAAGTTTGAGAGGCTGCTCACCACCTCTGGCATGAAGGACCCCATGTTCGAGCTTCGCTACATGGTGTACAAGGACCTCAGGGAGCGAGGGTACTACGTGGGGGTTCAGGCTGGTGCAGCTGGTGCATTTTTCCTGTACGAGAGAGGTGTGAAGCCCACCACTGCCCCATCGACGTTCGTGGTGTACGTGGTTGGAGAGCGGGACCCCATCACCTTAGAGTGGATGCTCCACAGGCTGGAGCAGGTACGGGGGGTCAGAAAGCGCATGGTGCTCGCGGTGGTGGACGAGGACGGGGACCTGACCTACTATACGGTGGACGAGGTGCATCTCAGGGATGGGGAGCCACGAAGGCCACCAGCGGCAAGGGCAACGCTGCTGCAGGACAGGGCGTTCGTGTGGGACGCAGAGGGGTCCCGAGGCCTCTTCGAGCATGGAATGTACGGGACGTTGCTCGACGAGCAAACGCTCCAGCTCTCCCTGATAGAGATGCTCTACCTTGCACAGAATGGCGTGCTGGGGGTGTACGACGCCTCCGGACATCCTCTCCCCATGGAAAAGCTCGAGAGCATCCTTTCGCACATAGACGAGGAGGGCAGGCTCAAGCTGAAGGTATACAGAGAGCTTCGGGAGAGGGGCTACGTGCCCAAGAGCGGATACAAGTTCGGAAGCCACTTTCGGGTGTATGAGGTGCCCCACAAAAGGCACTCCACATATCTCGTGCATGCCCTCTCATCGAGCCACGTGCTCACCCCCCCAGAGCTCTCGAGGGCGGTGAGGCTCGCCCACTCGGTGCACAAGCGCATGGTGTTCGCATGTGATAATGGAAAATACATCGAGATGGGATGGTTCAGACCTTGA
- the dph2 gene encoding diphthamide biosynthesis enzyme Dph2: protein MVQTLRVDDIEIELDEVIEHIRKSGARIVGLCLPEGLKRKAGDIASHIEQNTGCTVIVSGEPCYGACDIDAALLDEVDVLVHVGHSRLLPVDYRVNSLRSKQHMERVLYVEARSTLDVLPAVRKAAALLKGRKVGVITTVQHVHTLNDVCALLRSLGFSPLVAGGDDRVCHEGQVLGCNFSAARCDCEELLFVGGGEFHPMGAALATGMRVVVADPYLNEARVVDTRAIVKQRYAAIWRAMDKQRFGVVMCSKMGQRRPHAALRAVALLREAGRDATLIMMDDITIEKLEQLGFECYVVCACPRVAIDEYATFPMPVLTPPELEMVLGRRRMDDLALDEILEG from the coding sequence ATGGTTCAGACCTTGAGGGTGGACGACATAGAGATAGAGCTGGACGAGGTGATAGAGCACATAAGAAAGAGCGGTGCAAGGATAGTGGGGCTCTGCCTTCCAGAGGGGCTGAAGAGAAAGGCAGGGGACATAGCCAGCCACATAGAGCAAAACACGGGGTGCACCGTCATCGTATCGGGCGAGCCCTGCTATGGAGCGTGCGACATCGATGCCGCCCTGCTCGATGAGGTGGACGTGCTGGTGCACGTGGGCCACAGCAGGCTTCTTCCTGTTGATTACCGGGTCAACAGTTTACGAAGTAAGCAACACATGGAAAGAGTGCTCTATGTGGAGGCAAGGAGCACGCTCGACGTGCTGCCCGCAGTGCGTAAGGCGGCAGCCCTGCTGAAGGGCAGAAAGGTGGGTGTGATCACCACCGTGCAGCACGTGCACACCCTCAATGACGTGTGCGCTCTTTTGCGCTCGCTTGGGTTCTCACCCCTCGTGGCAGGAGGAGATGACAGGGTATGCCACGAGGGACAGGTGCTGGGGTGCAACTTCAGTGCCGCACGGTGTGATTGTGAGGAGCTGCTGTTCGTGGGTGGTGGGGAGTTTCATCCCATGGGGGCAGCGCTTGCCACCGGCATGAGGGTGGTGGTGGCAGACCCGTACCTGAATGAGGCAAGGGTGGTGGATACGAGGGCAATCGTAAAACAGCGCTATGCCGCCATCTGGAGGGCAATGGATAAGCAGCGCTTTGGGGTGGTGATGTGCTCCAAGATGGGGCAGAGGCGACCCCATGCTGCCCTGAGGGCTGTCGCACTGCTAAGGGAGGCTGGAAGGGATGCCACGCTGATCATGATGGACGACATCACGATAGAGAAGCTTGAGCAGCTCGGATTTGAGTGCTATGTGGTGTGTGCATGCCCAAGGGTGGCGATAGATGAGTATGCCACCTTCCCCATGCCCGTGCTCACGCCCCCAGAGCTCGAGATGGTGCTTGGCAGGCGCAGGATGGACGACCTCGCCCTCGACGAGATACTCGAGGGATAG
- a CDS encoding helix-turn-helix transcriptional regulator, translated as MRRTALLLLVLLCAMPCASAAALVHGTVYQWDTLEPLPNVVIEVNTTPHQVMVSTTGTYSLFLDNGTYRIEASYIVDGMPVLYASDVITVRGDGEYVLDLLLFPPEDIAPELPDIAPELPEAQQNEGVPLYALLAIAGTAFAVLYVMLNRTSVRMAKVNAPYLPDDISKALDIIERAGGRITQKELRAELGSSEAKVSLLVSEMEHRGLVEKVKVGRGNVIYLRR; from the coding sequence ATGAGGCGGACGGCACTGCTTCTTCTGGTGCTTCTGTGTGCGATGCCCTGTGCGAGCGCCGCTGCCCTTGTGCACGGCACGGTGTATCAGTGGGATACGCTGGAGCCCCTGCCCAATGTGGTGATAGAGGTGAACACCACTCCACACCAGGTGATGGTCTCCACGACTGGGACGTACTCGCTCTTCCTTGACAACGGGACGTACAGGATAGAGGCGAGCTACATCGTGGATGGGATGCCCGTGCTGTATGCCTCTGATGTCATAACGGTGAGGGGTGATGGAGAGTATGTGCTCGATTTGCTGCTGTTTCCCCCAGAGGACATCGCACCAGAGCTCCCTGACATCGCACCAGAGCTTCCTGAGGCTCAGCAGAATGAGGGCGTTCCACTCTATGCACTGCTGGCCATCGCCGGGACAGCGTTCGCCGTGCTCTATGTGATGCTCAACCGCACGTCAGTGCGCATGGCCAAAGTCAATGCTCCATACCTCCCAGACGACATATCCAAGGCGCTCGACATCATAGAAAGAGCAGGGGGCAGGATCACCCAGAAGGAGCTTCGGGCAGAGCTTGGGAGCTCCGAGGCAAAGGTGAGCCTTCTGGTGTCCGAGATGGAGCACAGGGGGCTGGTGGAGAAGGTGAAGGTGGGTAGGGGGAACGTGATATACCTGAGGAGGTAG
- a CDS encoding 3-isopropylmalate dehydratase small subunit, whose product MRAWKFGDDVDTDAIIPGRYLVLNTPEELAAHAFEGVRPEFASSVKKGDVVVAGRNFGCGSSREHAPLALKGCGIQCVIAKSFARIFFRNSINIGLPLLECEGAGAIEDGDELRIDMGAGIVENITQQRTYRASSLPDFIQRIVGAGGLIPFARELLEEEQ is encoded by the coding sequence ATGAGAGCATGGAAGTTTGGGGACGATGTGGACACCGATGCCATAATACCGGGAAGATATCTCGTGCTCAACACCCCAGAAGAGCTCGCAGCCCACGCCTTCGAGGGCGTAAGGCCCGAGTTCGCATCCTCTGTGAAAAAGGGAGACGTGGTGGTGGCTGGCAGGAACTTCGGGTGCGGCTCATCGAGGGAGCATGCCCCGCTCGCCCTCAAGGGGTGTGGCATACAGTGTGTGATTGCCAAGTCGTTTGCGAGGATATTCTTCAGGAACTCGATAAACATCGGGCTTCCCCTGCTGGAGTGTGAGGGTGCTGGGGCAATCGAGGATGGCGATGAGCTCAGGATAGACATGGGGGCTGGCATCGTGGAGAACATCACCCAGCAGAGAACGTACAGGGCATCGTCCCTTCCAGACTTCATCCAGCGCATCGTGGGGGCTGGAGGGCTCATACCATTCGCAAGGGAGCTGCTGGAGGAGGAGCAATGA
- a CDS encoding radical SAM protein — protein MEPLHRYFSILNGSALPMFMLARCVPIGVELSAPTERLWEEHDRALGKLHGLMREEHIEEASPSLLDLKCELARRMLEACEFCERKCRVNRHTRMGWCRVGDVSYVSSEFLHMGEEWELVPSHTIFFCGCTFECVYCQNWEISQYPEAGVPASPSKLAERIHTRHMQGSKNVNFVTPTPHVHTVLETLLHLDVPVPVVWNSNMYHSTAAGKLLEGVVDVYLGDLKYGSDACAKRLSHVERYWEVVSRNFVHASRMGELLIRHLVLPSHVECCTRPIVEWVGEHLPHALFNLMFQYRPEYRAREHPDIARGLSQEEMERALLLAERLKWLHR, from the coding sequence ATGGAGCCGCTTCACAGGTACTTCTCCATACTGAATGGCTCGGCACTGCCCATGTTCATGCTCGCCCGCTGTGTGCCCATCGGGGTGGAGCTCTCCGCACCCACCGAGAGGCTCTGGGAGGAGCACGACAGGGCGCTCGGGAAGCTCCACGGCTTGATGCGAGAGGAGCATATCGAGGAAGCATCACCCAGCCTGCTCGACCTCAAGTGCGAGCTTGCAAGGAGAATGCTCGAGGCTTGCGAGTTCTGCGAGCGGAAGTGTCGTGTGAACAGGCACACACGGATGGGGTGGTGCAGGGTGGGGGACGTCTCTTATGTGTCATCCGAGTTCTTGCACATGGGCGAGGAGTGGGAGCTCGTGCCCTCCCACACGATATTCTTCTGCGGGTGCACGTTCGAGTGCGTGTACTGCCAGAACTGGGAGATATCGCAGTATCCAGAGGCTGGCGTGCCCGCAAGCCCGAGCAAGCTCGCAGAGCGCATCCACACAAGGCACATGCAGGGGTCGAAAAACGTGAACTTCGTGACGCCCACACCTCACGTCCACACAGTCCTCGAGACGCTTCTTCACCTCGATGTGCCAGTCCCAGTGGTGTGGAACTCCAACATGTACCACTCTACGGCAGCTGGAAAGCTGCTCGAGGGTGTGGTGGACGTGTACCTCGGAGACCTCAAGTACGGCAGCGATGCGTGTGCCAAGAGGCTCTCCCATGTGGAGAGGTACTGGGAGGTGGTGAGCAGGAACTTTGTGCACGCCTCCCGCATGGGCGAGCTGCTCATAAGACACCTCGTGCTCCCCTCACACGTGGAGTGCTGCACCCGTCCCATAGTGGAGTGGGTGGGAGAGCACCTTCCTCATGCCCTGTTCAACCTGATGTTCCAGTATCGCCCAGAGTACAGGGCGAGAGAGCACCCTGACATAGCGAGGGGGCTTTCACAGGAGGAGATGGAGAGGGCGCTTCTGCTGGCAGAGAGACTGAAATGGCTGCACAGATGA
- a CDS encoding isocitrate/isopropylmalate dehydrogenase family protein: MTQYRIPVIPGDGIGPEIIREGRKVIDAAGERFGFDVEWIEYPHGADHYLATGELMSEDTLKELSRYRAIYFGSIGDDRIRPGILEKGILLATRFYFDQYVNLRPVKLLRGVPCPLKDKGPEDIDFVVVRENTEDFYVGIGARTTRGATRQELEVMRSLYSVRFGLDVDTDADEIAYQIGVISRQGTRRVIEYAFQLASQRDKHLSSVDKANVLTEIYGFWREQLEDIAKGYPDVRYDFNFVDAITMWFVKNPEWFDVVVTPNMFGDIITDLGAMIQGGLGLAPGGNINPEGTSMFEPIHGSAPKYKGMNRANPIATIWAGAMMMEFLGEKEAATAIVRAIEESLLDGRVRTFDMGGSATTSDVGDDIARRVREVNYSPSNGV; encoded by the coding sequence ATGACACAGTATCGCATACCCGTGATACCGGGAGATGGCATAGGTCCGGAGATTATCAGAGAGGGCAGAAAGGTGATAGATGCCGCAGGCGAGCGGTTCGGCTTCGATGTGGAATGGATTGAGTACCCCCATGGTGCAGACCACTACCTCGCAACTGGGGAGCTGATGAGTGAGGACACCCTGAAGGAGCTGTCCAGATACAGGGCGATATACTTTGGCTCGATAGGGGACGACAGAATAAGGCCAGGCATCCTCGAGAAGGGCATACTGCTCGCAACCCGATTCTACTTTGATCAGTACGTGAACCTGCGCCCGGTGAAGCTGCTCCGTGGCGTACCATGCCCGCTCAAGGACAAGGGGCCAGAGGACATAGACTTCGTGGTGGTGAGGGAAAACACCGAGGATTTCTATGTGGGCATTGGGGCACGCACTACGAGGGGAGCCACGAGGCAGGAGCTCGAGGTGATGCGCAGCCTGTACAGCGTGCGCTTTGGGCTCGATGTGGACACCGATGCCGACGAGATAGCATATCAGATAGGCGTCATCAGCAGGCAGGGCACCCGCAGGGTAATCGAGTACGCCTTCCAGCTCGCATCCCAGCGAGACAAACACCTCTCCAGCGTGGACAAGGCGAACGTGCTCACCGAGATATACGGGTTCTGGAGGGAGCAGCTCGAGGACATCGCCAAGGGCTACCCCGATGTGCGCTATGACTTCAACTTTGTGGATGCCATCACGATGTGGTTCGTGAAGAACCCAGAGTGGTTCGATGTGGTGGTCACGCCAAACATGTTTGGAGACATCATCACCGACCTTGGAGCGATGATTCAGGGTGGTCTTGGGCTCGCACCGGGTGGCAACATCAACCCAGAGGGCACCAGTATGTTCGAGCCCATACACGGCTCTGCCCCCAAGTACAAGGGCATGAACAGGGCGAACCCGATTGCCACCATATGGGCTGGGGCGATGATGATGGAGTTTCTGGGCGAGAAGGAGGCGGCCACTGCAATCGTGAGGGCAATAGAGGAGAGCCTGCTCGATGGCAGGGTAAGGACGTTCGACATGGGTGGCTCTGCCACCACCTCTGATGTGGGAGACGACATTGCGAGAAGGGTGAGAGAGGTCAACTACTCACCGTCAAACGGTGTGTAG
- a CDS encoding glutaredoxin family protein: MSVKVYTTSVCPRCRALKRFLSEMGVEFTEESLEQPETVAELRINGVFVMEAPVLQVDDTYYTPEELFEDEVLNEQLVRRALQD; this comes from the coding sequence ATGTCGGTCAAGGTGTACACCACGAGCGTGTGTCCAAGATGCAGGGCGCTCAAGCGCTTTTTGAGTGAGATGGGAGTGGAGTTCACAGAGGAGAGTCTCGAGCAGCCAGAGACAGTGGCAGAGCTTCGAATCAATGGCGTGTTCGTGATGGAGGCTCCTGTGCTGCAGGTGGACGACACATACTACACACCTGAGGAGCTGTTTGAGGATGAAGTGCTCAACGAGCAGCTCGTGAGGCGGGCGCTCCAGGACTAA
- a CDS encoding TatD family nuclease-associated radical SAM protein encodes MAGAVVYEGKGNLYLNITNRCTNDCVFCIRRFCDGVYGYNLVLEREPTVEEVLSELGAYELSRYREVVFTGFGEPLLRLNDVLAISRHLAAQGVKVRVDTNGHAPLLYPKRDVPLELKRGGVGAVSISLNAPDAHTYERLCLPKMRGAFDAMMAFARRCVEVGIETRLTVVGFTGVDVKECEGIASEIGANFMVR; translated from the coding sequence ATGGCCGGAGCGGTGGTTTACGAGGGCAAGGGCAACCTCTATCTGAACATCACCAACAGGTGCACCAACGATTGCGTGTTCTGCATACGAAGGTTTTGTGATGGGGTGTACGGCTATAACCTCGTGCTGGAGAGGGAGCCCACGGTGGAGGAGGTGCTCTCCGAACTTGGGGCTTACGAGCTTTCACGCTACCGGGAGGTGGTGTTCACCGGGTTTGGCGAGCCCCTCCTGAGACTAAATGACGTGCTTGCCATCAGCCGCCACCTCGCAGCGCAGGGTGTGAAGGTGAGGGTGGACACCAACGGACATGCCCCTCTGCTCTATCCCAAGCGGGACGTGCCCCTCGAGCTTAAAAGAGGTGGGGTTGGGGCGGTGTCCATAAGCCTCAATGCCCCAGACGCACACACCTATGAGCGGTTGTGTCTTCCAAAGATGAGGGGAGCGTTCGATGCAATGATGGCATTTGCAAGGCGCTGTGTCGAGGTAGGGATAGAGACGAGGCTCACGGTGGTGGGCTTTACAGGTGTGGACGTGAAAGAATGTGAGGGGATAGCCTCAGAGATTGGAGCCAACTTTATGGTGAGATGA
- a CDS encoding ATP-binding protein, with protein sequence MSVCKKCGKRAIAHLKHYRTALCENCYPEFYLRLLSRSIKKHHILKRDERILLAASGGKDSSAMADSLKKLGYDFELYYIDLGIGTYSKKSEEIVKNLAKCIDVPLNIERLKDHGFEISKIKRKPCSACGTAKRYLMNRFARLNNFHVVATGHTAEDIVSFYLKNLSGGQKAWVEKLKPRNESFDKKVVVKAKPLFEISERENMLYVLTENIPFNAEKCPFAPNSKWKEIIYDIENKKPGFTKNFVRGLIKEEEKLKINYCMECGEVSSSEICAFCRLKKRYGHC encoded by the coding sequence ATGAGTGTGTGCAAGAAATGTGGCAAAAGAGCAATAGCACACCTGAAGCACTACAGAACGGCATTGTGCGAAAACTGCTATCCCGAGTTCTACTTACGACTTCTGAGCAGAAGCATAAAAAAACACCACATTTTAAAAAGAGATGAAAGAATCCTATTGGCGGCCTCTGGTGGAAAAGACAGCTCTGCAATGGCTGATTCGCTAAAAAAGCTCGGATACGACTTTGAGCTTTATTATATTGACCTCGGCATAGGCACATATTCAAAAAAATCGGAGGAAATTGTAAAGAATTTGGCAAAATGCATAGACGTTCCACTAAATATTGAAAGGCTGAAAGACCATGGCTTCGAAATCTCCAAAATAAAGCGAAAACCCTGTTCGGCATGCGGGACAGCGAAAAGGTATCTTATGAACAGGTTTGCAAGATTGAACAACTTTCACGTAGTTGCAACTGGGCATACAGCCGAAGACATCGTTTCTTTCTACTTAAAAAACCTCTCAGGAGGACAGAAAGCATGGGTTGAAAAGTTAAAGCCAAGAAATGAGTCTTTCGATAAAAAGGTGGTTGTAAAAGCTAAACCACTATTCGAAATTAGTGAAAGAGAGAATATGCTTTATGTTTTAACTGAAAACATTCCCTTCAATGCAGAAAAGTGTCCTTTTGCTCCAAACTCCAAATGGAAAGAGATTATTTATGATATAGAAAACAAAAAACCAGGATTTACAAAAAATTTTGTTAGAGGTTTGATTAAAGAAGAAGAAAAGCTAAAAATAAACTATTGTATGGAATGCGGTGAGGTATCAAGCTCGGAAATCTGTGCATTTTGTCGTCTTAAAAAGAGATATGGGCATTGTTGA
- a CDS encoding DUF2119 family protein: MYLWSSAEKEGISRLLVGGLHRGESRITEPILRALEECEIEEGSVVLADLGGTTDLSTLDERFLSTEEGRTLISLIERVRPSLYVELHTYVPSSYGRLTSPHRMDIEGVPPLIELERGILHASTSPLLRRVFRRDDLCLLLEVPEGSEDVAIELLRGAIDSSTREEYVGFLQRRYPQQISAGMRLFESFYHDRFEYP, from the coding sequence ATGTACTTGTGGAGCTCTGCAGAGAAAGAGGGAATCTCAAGGCTGCTCGTGGGAGGGCTGCACAGAGGGGAATCCAGAATCACAGAGCCCATCCTTAGGGCACTGGAGGAATGCGAGATAGAGGAGGGAAGCGTGGTGCTCGCAGACCTTGGGGGCACCACCGACCTCAGCACCCTCGATGAGAGGTTCCTCTCAACAGAGGAAGGGAGGACGCTGATATCCCTCATTGAGAGGGTGCGTCCCAGCCTGTACGTGGAGCTGCACACCTACGTACCCAGCTCGTATGGGCGGCTCACCTCACCCCACAGGATGGACATCGAGGGTGTGCCGCCCCTCATCGAGCTGGAGCGGGGAATACTGCACGCCTCCACATCCCCTCTTCTGAGGAGGGTGTTCAGAAGGGATGACCTGTGCCTGCTGCTCGAGGTTCCAGAGGGCTCTGAGGATGTTGCCATCGAGCTTTTGAGGGGGGCAATCGATAGCAGCACAAGGGAGGAGTACGTGGGCTTTCTTCAGAGGCGATACCCCCAGCAGATATCCGCTGGCATGCGGCTCTTTGAGAGCTTCTATCACGACAGATTCGAATATCCTTAA
- the dnaJ gene encoding molecular chaperone DnaJ, translating to MAAKDYYEVLGVSRDASPEEIKRAYRKLALKYHPDRNKSKEAEERFKEISEAYAVLSDPEKRAHYDRFGAAGVHERYTQQDIFSGSDLFDLLRNLGLNLDGFDLFSDLFGGFGGRGPQGPQRPQRGADILTETTISLEEAAFGTEREITFSKTDTCDTCGGSGAAPGTSPRMCDACGGRGQVSTHRQTPFGSFVSVTTCPRCRGAGSVIDTPCPECRGTGRRGKRKTISVKIPRGIEDGMKIRIPGEGSAGERGTPSGDLFVLVHVRPHERFRREGADLHCDVPITFPQACLGTRIEVPTLDGTATLRIPPGTQSHTVFTLKGKGIYSLGGSQRGDLHVRVVVSVPRKLTDEQRELIERLDALLPPSTERRKDKGLFGRIRSR from the coding sequence ATGGCTGCCAAGGACTACTACGAGGTGCTGGGGGTATCCAGAGATGCGAGCCCGGAGGAGATAAAGAGAGCATACAGGAAGCTCGCTCTCAAGTACCATCCAGACAGGAACAAATCAAAGGAGGCCGAGGAGAGGTTCAAGGAGATTTCAGAGGCGTATGCGGTGCTCTCTGACCCAGAAAAGCGTGCACACTACGACAGGTTCGGGGCTGCTGGCGTGCACGAGCGCTACACCCAGCAGGACATCTTCTCTGGCAGCGACCTGTTCGATCTGCTGCGCAACCTCGGGCTGAACTTAGATGGCTTTGATTTGTTCTCTGACCTGTTCGGTGGCTTTGGGGGGCGCGGTCCGCAGGGTCCGCAGCGTCCGCAGAGGGGGGCGGACATCCTCACAGAGACCACCATCAGCCTCGAGGAGGCAGCCTTTGGTACCGAGAGGGAGATAACGTTCTCCAAGACGGACACATGCGACACCTGCGGGGGCAGCGGTGCAGCGCCTGGAACGTCCCCGAGGATGTGTGATGCGTGTGGAGGCCGGGGGCAGGTGAGCACCCACAGACAGACACCATTTGGCAGCTTCGTGAGCGTCACCACGTGCCCCAGGTGCAGGGGGGCTGGAAGCGTGATAGACACACCCTGCCCCGAGTGCAGGGGGACTGGCAGGAGGGGCAAGCGCAAGACGATATCTGTGAAGATTCCGAGGGGAATCGAAGATGGGATGAAAATCAGGATTCCCGGGGAGGGCTCTGCTGGCGAGAGGGGCACTCCGAGCGGAGATTTGTTCGTGCTGGTGCACGTGAGGCCTCACGAGCGCTTCAGGCGTGAAGGGGCGGACCTCCACTGTGATGTGCCCATCACATTCCCGCAGGCGTGCCTTGGGACAAGGATAGAGGTGCCCACCCTCGATGGCACTGCAACGCTCAGGATACCGCCCGGCACCCAGTCCCACACGGTATTCACCCTGAAAGGAAAGGGCATATACTCGCTCGGTGGCTCCCAGAGGGGTGATTTGCATGTGAGGGTGGTGGTGAGCGTGCCAAGAAAGCTCACCGACGAGCAGCGCGAGCTGATAGAGCGGCTCGATGCCCTGCTCCCTCCCTCCACAGAGCGCAGGAAGGATAAGGGGCTGTTTGGGAGGATAAGGTCGAGATGA